From the Desulfovibrio sp. JY genome, one window contains:
- a CDS encoding tetratricopeptide repeat protein, which translates to MADAFAAARFAVAVSLRESYKTGFGGTTRTSERALYYYAEKTPETGILVQALNANSVPSGEKTPVSEPEFLEKFKPEPLIYYNQVKPRMEAMLAELEKGDKQLEAGRTDKAEKSFQKALEYDAENLRAIFGLGNAYLAAGKMVEAGEIFEKIMSIELAFGPENKFLFNEFGIRMRKHGLLDMAKAYYAKALTVSEADENLHFNLGRVLFELGDFAAAAAEAAKCLAINPGFLIAKKLKAAAEKKAAAAPPAPPATDAG; encoded by the coding sequence ATGGCTGATGCGTTTGCGGCCGCGCGGTTCGCCGTGGCGGTTTCCTTGCGGGAATCCTACAAGACCGGCTTTGGCGGGACCACCCGGACCAGTGAGCGCGCGCTCTATTATTACGCCGAGAAGACGCCCGAGACCGGCATCCTGGTGCAGGCCCTAAACGCCAACAGCGTACCGAGCGGCGAGAAGACGCCGGTTTCCGAACCGGAGTTTCTGGAGAAATTCAAGCCCGAGCCGCTGATCTATTACAATCAGGTCAAGCCGCGCATGGAGGCGATGCTCGCCGAGCTGGAAAAGGGGGACAAGCAGCTCGAGGCCGGGCGCACGGACAAGGCCGAGAAGTCCTTCCAGAAGGCCCTGGAATACGACGCGGAGAACCTGCGGGCGATTTTCGGCCTGGGCAACGCGTATCTCGCGGCCGGCAAGATGGTGGAGGCGGGGGAGATCTTCGAGAAGATCATGTCCATCGAGCTGGCCTTCGGGCCGGAGAACAAGTTTCTGTTCAATGAATTCGGCATCCGCATGCGCAAGCATGGGCTTCTGGACATGGCCAAGGCCTACTATGCCAAGGCGCTGACCGTGTCCGAGGCCGACGAGAACCTGCATTTCAACCTGGGGCGGGTTCTTTTCGAGCTGGGCGACTTCGCGGCCGCCGCCGCCGAGGCCGCCAAATGCCTGGCCATTAATCCCGGCTTCCTCATCGCCAAAAAGCTCAAGGCGGCGGCGGAGAAAAAAGCCGCTGCCGCGCCGCCTGCCCCACCGGCAACGGACGCCGGTTGA
- a CDS encoding RNA-binding protein — MSKNIYVGNLPFRSTEESVHDLFAQYGEVQSVKLISDRETGKPRGFGFVEMDDDSAADEAIRALDGTEFEGRSLKVNEAKPRAPRPPRRPAW, encoded by the coding sequence ATGTCCAAGAACATTTATGTTGGCAACTTGCCCTTCCGTAGCACCGAGGAAAGCGTCCACGATCTCTTCGCTCAATACGGCGAGGTCCAATCCGTCAAACTGATTTCCGACCGCGAAACAGGCAAACCGCGCGGCTTCGGTTTCGTAGAGATGGATGACGACAGCGCCGCGGACGAAGCGATTCGGGCGCTCGACGGGACGGAGTTCGAGGGCCGCAGCCTCAAGGTCAACGAGGCCAAGCCCCGCGCCCCAAGGCCCCCGCGTCGTCCGGCCTGGTAG
- a CDS encoding NAD(P)-binding protein: MRVKYLIIGAGPTGLGAAWQLQQSGENDFLVLERHPYSGGLSASFTDNTGFTWDVGGHVVFSHYPAFDKLLDELLGDDVLKHQRESWIRVAGTFVPYPFQNNIRRLPPELAWECVEGLLAAGRAAAADAHKTPPAHFREWIDRVFGPGIARLFMVPYNFKVWAHPAEFMSHRWIGERVSVVDADRVIKNIILGRDDVAWGPNNTFSFPLHGGTGEIYRRLAARFSDRVRLGDGAFRLDATAKTLRTTSGDTVAYEHLLSTMPLDRLVVDVLEGSTPAMTAAAGRLKHSGSAIHGLGFDGAPPDPRCWMYFPEADCPFYRVTNFHNYSYNNTPDPDGARPRKRAIMTETSYSEHKPENLDDLPGRTVDGLAATTLIAPDDRDRLVSTWEMRVDYAYPIPCLERDAALAVLQPALEARGVFSRGRFGGWKYEVGNMDHSFMQGAQWADRILTGAQETVYTL, encoded by the coding sequence ATGCGCGTCAAATATCTGATCATCGGGGCCGGCCCCACAGGACTTGGCGCCGCTTGGCAGCTGCAGCAAAGCGGCGAAAACGATTTTCTCGTCCTCGAACGCCACCCCTACAGCGGCGGCCTGTCCGCCAGCTTCACCGACAATACGGGCTTTACCTGGGACGTGGGCGGCCACGTGGTCTTTTCCCACTACCCGGCCTTCGACAAACTGCTCGACGAACTCTTGGGCGACGACGTGCTCAAGCACCAGCGCGAGTCCTGGATACGCGTGGCCGGCACCTTCGTGCCCTACCCCTTCCAGAACAACATTCGCCGCCTGCCGCCCGAGCTCGCCTGGGAGTGCGTGGAAGGGCTGCTCGCGGCCGGACGGGCCGCCGCCGCCGATGCGCACAAAACACCCCCGGCCCATTTCCGCGAGTGGATCGACCGGGTCTTCGGCCCGGGCATCGCCCGGCTGTTCATGGTCCCCTACAACTTCAAGGTCTGGGCCCATCCGGCCGAGTTCATGTCCCACCGCTGGATCGGCGAACGCGTGTCCGTGGTGGACGCCGACCGGGTGATCAAGAACATCATCCTCGGCCGGGACGACGTGGCCTGGGGGCCCAACAACACGTTTTCCTTCCCGCTGCACGGCGGCACCGGCGAAATCTACCGCCGCCTGGCCGCGCGCTTTTCCGACCGGGTGCGCCTGGGCGACGGCGCTTTCCGGCTCGACGCGACCGCCAAAACCCTGCGCACCACCTCCGGCGACACCGTGGCCTATGAACACCTCCTCTCCACCATGCCCCTCGACCGGCTGGTCGTGGACGTGCTGGAGGGGTCGACCCCGGCCATGACCGCCGCCGCCGGCCGGCTCAAACACAGCGGCTCGGCCATCCACGGCCTGGGCTTTGACGGCGCGCCGCCCGATCCCCGCTGCTGGATGTATTTTCCCGAAGCCGACTGCCCCTTTTACCGGGTCACCAACTTCCACAACTATTCCTACAACAACACCCCGGACCCGGACGGCGCGCGCCCCCGAAAACGGGCGATCATGACCGAAACGAGCTACTCCGAACACAAGCCCGAAAACCTGGACGACCTGCCCGGACGCACCGTGGACGGGCTCGCCGCCACCACGCTTATCGCCCCGGACGACCGCGACCGCCTCGTTTCCACCTGGGAGATGCGCGTGGACTACGCCTATCCCATCCCCTGCCTGGAACGCGACGCCGCCCTGGCCGTCCTCCAGCCGGCCCTCGAGGCCCGGGGCGTGTTCTCCCGGGGACGCTTCGGCGGCTGGAAATACGAGGTCGGCAACATGGACCATTCCTTCATGCAGGGCGCGCAGTGGGCCGACCGGATACTCACCGGGGCACAGGAAACGGTGTATACGCTTTAG
- a CDS encoding branched-chain amino acid ABC transporter permease, with protein MLQSLLQNILNALQWGSFYSLIALGYCLVYGVLLLINFAHGDIFMVGAYIAFFVCTFLLGKFGLIPGLPGWLVMTLAVPLTMILTAVVGVTLERVAYRPLRRKGVNRLYVVITALMCGLILENGNLALLGASRKSFPTLIPTHVYHFFGVTVTNLKLMVIGVAILGFLLLQFIVSRTKIGMAMRAISYDRFAVPLMGIPADTVIVFTFVLGSAFAGLAGIFFAMTYPVLDPYMGALIGWKAFIAAVVGGIGSIAGAFAGGFLLGFVEIMVVAFFPSTFRDLIAFSILLLILSIRPTGLFGVAKSTKI; from the coding sequence TTGCTGCAAAGCCTTCTGCAAAACATCCTTAACGCCCTGCAGTGGGGAAGTTTCTATTCCCTGATCGCGCTTGGCTACTGCCTGGTGTACGGCGTGCTGCTCCTTATCAACTTCGCCCATGGCGACATCTTCATGGTCGGGGCCTACATCGCCTTTTTCGTCTGCACCTTCCTGCTCGGCAAATTCGGCCTTATCCCGGGCCTGCCCGGCTGGCTGGTGATGACCCTGGCCGTGCCGCTGACCATGATCCTGACCGCCGTTGTCGGCGTGACCCTCGAGCGGGTGGCCTACCGGCCGCTACGGCGCAAGGGCGTCAACCGCCTCTACGTGGTCATCACCGCGCTCATGTGCGGCCTGATCCTGGAAAACGGCAACCTGGCCCTGCTCGGCGCCAGCCGCAAAAGCTTTCCCACCCTGATCCCGACCCACGTCTACCACTTTTTCGGGGTCACGGTGACCAACCTGAAGCTCATGGTCATCGGCGTGGCCATCCTGGGCTTCCTGCTCCTGCAGTTCATCGTCTCGCGCACCAAGATCGGCATGGCCATGCGGGCCATTTCCTACGACCGTTTCGCCGTGCCGCTCATGGGCATTCCGGCCGACACGGTCATCGTGTTCACCTTCGTTTTGGGCTCGGCCTTCGCCGGTCTGGCGGGCATCTTCTTCGCCATGACCTATCCGGTGCTCGACCCCTACATGGGGGCGCTGATCGGCTGGAAGGCGTTCATCGCGGCCGTGGTCGGCGGCATCGGCTCCATCGCCGGGGCCTTTGCCGGAGGGTTTCTCCTGGGATTCGTGGAGATCATGGTGGTGGCCTTTTTCCCCTCCACCTTCCGTGACCTCATCGCCTTCTCGATCCTGCTGCTTATTTTGTCCATCCGACCGACCGGCCTGTTCGGCGTGGCCAAGTCGACGAAAATCTAG
- a CDS encoding DUF4911 domain-containing protein — MKRRRRRQPPYRPATASARLYVRLEARHVALLKFLLEAEDNLALPTVVDRFAAVVRLAYAPQAADRVEGFVRDLTVMCPEVTVCLRPEAPFPLPTGHASSN, encoded by the coding sequence GTGAAACGCCGCCGTCGCCGCCAGCCCCCCTACCGCCCGGCCACGGCCTCGGCCCGCCTGTACGTGCGCCTGGAGGCGCGCCACGTGGCCCTGCTCAAGTTCCTGCTCGAAGCCGAGGACAACCTAGCCCTGCCCACGGTGGTCGACCGCTTCGCCGCCGTGGTGCGCCTCGCCTACGCCCCGCAGGCCGCCGACCGGGTGGAAGGATTCGTGCGCGATCTGACCGTCATGTGTCCGGAGGTCACGGTTTGCCTGCGCCCCGAAGCGCCTTTTCCATTGCCAACCGGGCACGCCTCCTCTAACTAG
- the purU gene encoding formyltetrahydrofolate deformylase, with protein sequence MTHNARLRITCPDRPGIVSAVTTFLHAHGANIVDLDQHSTDPEGGTFFMRLEFHTPYMDMSRPALESAFGEVVGTPFSMDWRLSYSDVHKRAVILVSRQDHCLMELLWRHARGELPCEVAMVISNHEDARASVEGFGVPFTCVPVGDGGMPEVEARMAEILGDATDLLVLARYMRVLSADFLSPYENRVINIHHSFLPAFVGADPYRQAHERGVKLIGATAHYVTAELDAGPIIEQDTARVTHRFSVADLKATGSELERTVLARAVKWHLEDRVIVFGNKTVVFR encoded by the coding sequence ATGACCCACAACGCCCGTTTGCGCATCACCTGCCCAGACCGCCCCGGCATCGTTTCGGCCGTCACCACCTTCCTGCACGCCCACGGGGCCAATATTGTCGATCTGGACCAGCATTCGACGGACCCCGAGGGGGGGACGTTCTTCATGCGGCTCGAATTTCACACCCCTTATATGGATATGTCGCGGCCGGCCCTGGAGTCGGCCTTCGGCGAGGTTGTCGGGACGCCGTTTTCCATGGACTGGCGGTTGTCGTATTCCGACGTGCACAAGCGCGCGGTCATTTTGGTTTCGCGCCAGGACCACTGCCTGATGGAGCTGTTGTGGCGGCATGCCCGGGGTGAGCTGCCCTGCGAGGTGGCGATGGTGATCAGCAACCACGAGGACGCGCGCGCAAGCGTGGAGGGCTTCGGGGTGCCGTTTACCTGCGTGCCGGTCGGCGACGGGGGCATGCCAGAGGTCGAGGCGCGCATGGCCGAGATCCTCGGCGACGCGACGGACCTGCTCGTGCTGGCCCGGTACATGCGGGTGCTGTCGGCGGATTTTCTTTCGCCCTACGAAAACCGGGTCATCAACATCCACCATTCGTTCCTGCCGGCCTTTGTCGGGGCCGATCCGTACCGGCAGGCCCACGAGCGGGGGGTCAAGCTGATCGGGGCCACGGCCCATTACGTCACGGCCGAGCTGGACGCCGGGCCGATCATCGAGCAGGACACGGCGCGGGTGACGCACCGGTTTTCGGTGGCCGACCTCAAGGCCACGGGCAGCGAGCTGGAGCGCACGGTGCTGGCCCGGGCGGTCAAATGGCACCTGGAGGACCGGGTCATCGTTTTCGGCAACAAGACGGTGGTGTTTCGGTAA
- a CDS encoding response regulator, translating into MPPVSAPPRILLVDDNADNLILMRLFLGCNYHVDEAANGREAVDRFAAMAYDLIFMDLEMPVLDGHDATRAIRALELRQKRPPTPILILTAHSLDEQRDRCRAAGCSDFLVKPVRKAAILAVLERFLGRDAPAPSMPAPAPPQAAGPSPRALLVDQERLRLLLPLFFDTAAQTLDMARLALDRGDLETARRQGHKLKGSALSYGFEEIGLAAKDLELAGEAGDAPHAAAALDRAARLLEEAGGKPF; encoded by the coding sequence ATGCCTCCCGTATCCGCGCCACCCCGCATCCTGCTGGTGGACGACAATGCCGACAACCTGATCCTGATGCGGCTTTTCCTCGGCTGCAACTACCACGTCGACGAGGCCGCCAACGGCCGCGAGGCCGTGGACCGGTTCGCCGCCATGGCCTACGACCTCATTTTCATGGACCTGGAAATGCCGGTTCTCGACGGCCACGACGCCACCCGGGCCATCCGGGCCCTGGAACTGCGGCAAAAGCGCCCGCCCACCCCCATTCTGATTCTCACCGCTCATTCCCTGGACGAGCAGCGGGACCGCTGCCGCGCGGCGGGCTGCTCGGACTTTCTGGTCAAGCCCGTACGCAAGGCCGCCATCCTGGCCGTCTTAGAGCGGTTCCTCGGCCGTGACGCCCCCGCGCCCAGCATGCCGGCTCCCGCGCCCCCCCAGGCTGCCGGGCCGTCCCCACGCGCCCTTCTCGTGGACCAGGAACGCCTGCGCCTGTTGCTGCCGCTTTTTTTCGACACCGCAGCCCAAACCCTGGACATGGCGCGCCTGGCCCTGGACCGGGGCGATCTGGAAACCGCCCGCCGGCAAGGGCACAAGCTCAAGGGATCGGCACTGTCCTACGGATTCGAGGAAATCGGACTGGCGGCCAAGGACCTGGAACTGGCCGGCGAGGCGGGCGACGCGCCCCATGCCGCGGCCGCCCTGGACCGGGCTGCGCGGCTGCTCGAAGAAGCCGGGGGGAAACCTTTCTGA
- a CDS encoding ABC transporter substrate-binding protein codes for MKRSWLIALFLVLVAAAPVRAADTIKLGFNIPMTGDIPDVGESSKNAAEMLKKKINDAGGITVGGKKYLVEFVYEDNESKAESALSAARKLITQDDVLGIVGPQSSKQAVPAAEASNDLKAPMMAPWSTNPNTTKDRPYVFRGCFLDTFQGPTAAKFATEEFKAKKAAVLYDIASDYPKGLAEDFKTAFEKIHGPGSVVAFETFTTKDVDFSAQLTNIAKSGADVLFVPQYYNEVPLIVKQAKSLGFEKPIMGSDSWGSGDLMGLCGDDCKGYYFVTHYAAAGAKGKTKEFIDEYTKLYNKTPDDVAALTWDGANLMLDGVKAMPAITGDMAKDREALMKAMAGIKKFEGITGDMSYPATGPHDPIKCAVVVKIDDNGKFAFYKSVCP; via the coding sequence ATGAAAAGGTCCTGGCTCATTGCCCTTTTTCTCGTGCTCGTGGCGGCCGCTCCGGTCCGGGCCGCGGACACCATCAAACTCGGGTTCAACATCCCGATGACCGGTGATATCCCGGATGTGGGCGAGTCCTCGAAGAACGCCGCCGAGATGCTCAAAAAGAAGATCAATGATGCCGGCGGGATCACCGTCGGCGGCAAGAAATACCTGGTGGAATTCGTCTACGAGGACAACGAGTCCAAGGCCGAGTCCGCCCTGTCCGCCGCGCGCAAGCTCATCACCCAGGATGACGTCCTCGGCATCGTCGGCCCGCAGTCCAGCAAGCAGGCCGTGCCCGCCGCCGAGGCCTCCAACGACCTCAAGGCCCCGATGATGGCCCCCTGGTCCACCAACCCCAATACCACCAAGGATCGACCCTACGTCTTCCGCGGCTGCTTCCTCGACACCTTCCAGGGCCCCACGGCCGCTAAGTTCGCCACCGAGGAATTCAAGGCCAAGAAGGCCGCCGTGCTCTACGACATCGCCTCCGACTATCCCAAGGGACTGGCCGAGGACTTCAAGACCGCCTTCGAAAAGATCCACGGTCCCGGCTCGGTGGTCGCTTTCGAGACCTTCACCACCAAGGACGTGGACTTCTCGGCCCAGCTGACCAACATCGCCAAGTCCGGCGCGGACGTGCTGTTCGTGCCCCAGTACTACAACGAGGTGCCGCTGATCGTGAAGCAGGCCAAGTCGCTCGGCTTCGAAAAGCCCATCATGGGCAGCGACTCCTGGGGCTCCGGCGACCTGATGGGCCTTTGCGGCGATGACTGCAAGGGCTACTACTTCGTCACCCACTACGCCGCCGCCGGCGCCAAGGGTAAGACCAAGGAATTCATCGACGAGTACACCAAGCTCTACAACAAGACCCCCGACGACGTCGCGGCCCTGACCTGGGACGGCGCCAACCTGATGCTCGACGGCGTCAAGGCCATGCCCGCCATCACCGGCGACATGGCCAAGGACCGCGAGGCCCTCATGAAGGCCATGGCCGGCATCAAGAAGTTCGAAGGCATCACCGGCGACATGTCCTATCCCGCCACCGGCCCCCACGATCCCATCAAGTGCGCCGTGGTGGTCAAGATCGACGACAACGGCAAGTTCGCTTTCTACAAGTCCGTCTGCCCGTAG
- a CDS encoding Xaa-Pro peptidase family protein, whose protein sequence is MITTIPPYAARRERLRQRLAEMGHTALLVTHAANRYYLSGFELHDPQCNESAGWLCVAANGRDTLFTDARYRDAALRLWPAKDLCIYGSNRYAAIAAFLAQRGITHAAFEATSISFDTHAKLAEHMGLVPVTGAVEPLRLIKDADEIARMRRSAAVNHAVMQRLPDVLVPGRTEAQAAWEIEKLFREFGANELAFASIVAVNANAALPHAIPGETVITDDCMVLIDVGGRRDDYCSDQTRTVWVGKNPPERFRTMLDQVKEAQAAALAGLRPGLPFRDAYALARDVFVRAGVADRFTHSLGHGVGLETHEGPSLNPSARGVLEPGMVVTVEPGLYYPDWGGARWEHMALITENGCETL, encoded by the coding sequence GTGATTACGACCATCCCCCCCTACGCGGCCCGGCGCGAACGGCTGCGCCAACGCCTGGCGGAAATGGGGCACACCGCCCTGCTCGTCACCCATGCGGCCAACCGCTACTATCTGAGCGGCTTCGAACTGCACGACCCCCAATGCAACGAATCGGCCGGCTGGCTGTGCGTGGCGGCGAACGGCCGCGACACGCTTTTCACCGACGCCCGCTACCGCGACGCGGCCCTGCGCCTTTGGCCGGCCAAGGACCTGTGCATCTACGGCAGCAACCGTTACGCCGCCATCGCCGCCTTTCTGGCCCAGCGCGGCATCACCCACGCCGCCTTCGAGGCCACGAGCATCTCCTTCGACACCCACGCCAAGCTGGCCGAGCACATGGGTCTCGTCCCGGTCACCGGGGCGGTGGAGCCGCTGCGCCTGATCAAGGACGCGGACGAGATCGCCCGGATGCGCCGCTCGGCAGCCGTCAACCACGCCGTCATGCAGCGCCTGCCCGACGTACTGGTGCCCGGCCGCACCGAGGCGCAAGCCGCCTGGGAAATCGAAAAACTCTTCCGGGAATTCGGAGCCAACGAACTGGCCTTTGCCTCCATCGTGGCCGTGAACGCCAACGCGGCGCTGCCCCACGCCATACCGGGCGAAACCGTCATCACCGACGATTGCATGGTGCTGATCGACGTGGGCGGCCGGCGAGACGACTACTGCTCGGACCAGACCCGCACCGTGTGGGTGGGCAAAAATCCCCCCGAGCGTTTCCGGACCATGCTCGACCAGGTCAAGGAGGCCCAGGCCGCCGCTTTGGCCGGGCTGCGGCCGGGACTGCCGTTTCGTGACGCCTATGCCCTGGCCCGGGACGTTTTCGTCAGGGCCGGGGTGGCCGATCGCTTCACCCATTCCCTGGGGCATGGCGTCGGCCTGGAAACCCACGAAGGCCCGAGCCTCAACCCGTCCGCGAGAGGCGTGCTGGAACCGGGCATGGTGGTCACGGTGGAGCCGGGGCTCTACTATCCCGACTGGGGCGGGGCGCGCTGGGAGCATATGGCCCTTATCACCGAGAACGGCTGCGAGACGCTGTGA
- a CDS encoding response regulator — translation MKTVLVVDDDPSIRALIRLYLEGAGYAVREAADGKLAMQSLAGQPADLVVLDIFMPEMDGLEVLQVLRETCRTCKVMAISGGSAKVGMDLLGHATIFGADDVLEKPFTSEILLEKVAALIG, via the coding sequence GTGAAAACCGTACTGGTCGTGGACGACGACCCGAGCATCCGGGCGCTTATCCGGCTGTATCTGGAAGGCGCGGGTTACGCGGTGCGGGAGGCCGCCGACGGCAAGCTGGCCATGCAGTCCCTGGCCGGGCAGCCGGCCGACCTCGTGGTGCTCGACATCTTCATGCCGGAGATGGACGGGCTGGAGGTCCTGCAGGTGCTGCGCGAGACCTGCCGGACGTGCAAGGTCATGGCCATTTCCGGCGGTTCGGCCAAGGTCGGCATGGACCTGCTGGGCCATGCCACCATTTTCGGCGCCGACGACGTGCTGGAAAAACCGTTCACTTCCGAGATCCTGCTGGAAAAAGTCGCGGCCCTCATCGGCTAA